The genomic DNA AATTTATTCAACCGTATTTGACCAGGATTCTATCAAAGAACTCATCGCTGATGGTTTAAAATGGTTGCACTTGAAAAAGCACTGTAAATGCAGTTCCAGAAAACGAAAGCAGTATTGTGCACATCGAATTTGAGACGTTAGAACTAAATTATCTGCACATCAGATTAGCTCGTGTTTTGACGATTCATTCAACTTCAAACGCAGACGCAACGCGAGCGTTTTAAGATTGCAGAATTCAAATAATATTGAATAATAACCAGGACAATGCACAAATACTTACAGATTCATTATCGTTATCTCGGAAATCTACCATgcaaaaatgtttctttctttttcatccagtAGGAAAATAAACACGACTTTATCACGTCCTACTTGAATTAAACGAACGTGAAATGGAATTTAACAGATTGTAGGCTGACTGTGTGGAATGCAATGAGTGGGTATGTCTGAGAAAATGCGGACACCCACTCCCCCTGGCAGAACAGACCCACTCCCCGaccgcttaaaaaaaaaaaatatttttttcaacgTTGAATTGATCCTGTTCGTTTTTTAAAATCCTATCTTCGATAAAGTCGTTCTTTGAGAAAACGAAATCGTGGTGCGATTAGAGGAATATTTAATCCAAATGCGCGTGAGGCTACATCTCCAGCATGTCCAATAAAAATTATAATAGAGGCTAATCCGTTTTCGTTGGCTCTGTGTTGTGAAAAAGATAAAACTTGGTTATTTTTCAACTTTAAGCAGAACGTTGTTCGCTTGTGTCTCGCCACATATGATCTAAGAGAGTGTTAGGTGGTTTGAATGTGTTCTTAGGGCGAGAAGCTGTCAGAGCCTTAGGCGGGTAAGATTGATAGCGTGCAGGCTTGCAGGGCTCTTTGTTTGGAATATAAGCAATAAAGTGCTGTAGGCCTACTCCTCAGCGGAAGACTTTTAAGGACATGAAAAAATCCTGACGACTCTTTCGCTGAAACAAAGAATTCAAATTTTGTAGGTCTTACCAGGTTTGTCATTGTTAGCTATATGCCTCCATTGTCAAGATATTCCATAAATACATATGAAAGATTAAATCCTCTATATTACTTTAAGGGCACGTTGCTTGATAGTCTCTATTTACATatgatattcattttaattacattgAACAAACATTTAATTACCAAGTTGGTGCGAGGACATTACTtacgaaagaaaagaaatgtgaacatgGCAGTAAACGAACATTTTAAAGATTCTTCATGAGAAAATTCAAAATATTCCTCAATACCGAATTTTCATTATAGTAACTAACACAGCTGCGAAATCCTGATTCTCTACTTGTCTACTATAAGCAATCGTGCATAAAGTTTCTCACCGTTTCAAATGTACTTGAATTTTAGAACAATGGTAAAAGTGCGCGCTCTTGAGAGCTCCATGTGCGATCTTGCGgtcgcgtgcgcgcacacaaaAGCGACCCTGGCAGCAATTGTGCGCGTCCACTCTCTGTGTGGGGTGCGTGTCCCCAAGGGTGAGGGAGGGGCGCGCtcgtgtgcctgtgcgtgtgcacatATGTTTAGCAAAGCGCGTTTGTGGCAGAAATTCATGATTTCAAGCGTCTGTGCACTAATGGATTTATATTATAATAACTGCAGGCGCAACATTATGTGAAGGTCTGTGGAATATTGCAGGAACCTCAGAATATTGAGCCAACTGCAGTCAGAATCAATAAGTGAAAGAGGcaacaaacacagtgtcattCACTGCCCCAGAAAACTGAGCAGAAGCTATTTGTAATTTACCGAGTAGTGGCCTGAGTGAATCAAAATGCGTAAATAAACTAGCCCTACTCCGGGAGTGAGGCGTTCCTCCCAGACTTTTCCGATCAATCACGAAGACAGTGGCTTCTTTTGATTAAACCCCAAATTGTCATTGGACAGAGGTAATCATGTGACAAGCAATACGGTCCAATTTCAACCTTGTCTCCCTGAAAGCTATAGTTTAATGGCATCGCCGTCCCCACACGGCCATAATCAGttacatagtttttttttacacaccaGGCCACGATATTCCATTTATTTCTTTCAGGGCCACAAATTTGACAGGAGAGGCGAATTTTTCTAGATTGTCCAGAGGAGATGAATTACGAATTCGAGCGAGAGACAGGCTTTATCAATAGTCAGCCGTCGCTCGCGGAGTGCCTGACATCTTTTACCCCTGTCGTTGATGCATTTCAAAGTTCATCAATCAAGAACTCGACGCTTTCACACTCGACACTGATTCCTCCTCCTTTTGAGCAGACCATACCAAGCCTGAGTCCTGGCAGCCACCCTCGCCATAGCCGGCCAAAGCAGAACCCGAACGGCTCCTGCCCTCTGCCTGCCGCATCCCTGCCTCCGGAGTACCCTtggatgaaggagaaaaaagccCCCAAGAAAAACCAGACAGCATCGACAGCGACAGCCACCGACCCCGGGTCACTATACTTCTCTCCACAAGGTAACGGAGATATTATAAATTAAGATTTAGagtgttttaatttcatttttagtcAAACTAATCTAAAAATATTCCAATTTTGCATAAGTGGCTTGAGGGAAATCTAATGCCTCGAGAATAATCTGTTATTCTCTAAGGCTCATATGTGTAGTCAGTAGCTGCTTGTTGGATTTTTAATACATTAAACACAGCGACGGGATATAAAGTTTTTTATTATGACCTCCCAACTTTATTGGCAACTTGTAGTGCTGCGCATAAATTTTAATATTTGACAGTAATGAAGAGTGATAGATTGCTCTTGCTCAACGCCGTCAACTGGCGTGTACATTAATCTTCAAGTCCGACTGTTCCTCTATCCCATCAGAGTCCGTGAAACAAATCTTTAATCCAGGATGTGAACATTACTAATGGCCTATCAATAATGGATTCTGCTGTTATCCCCCGTCCCTAGGTTCGCCCGAGATCTCGGATGGAACCGGGTCCACACGCAGGCTGAGGACCGCGTACACTAACACCCAGCTGCTTGAACTAGagaaagaatttcatttcaacaaGTACCTCTGCCGACCGCGCCGAGTGGAAATCGCCGCGCTGCTGGATTTGACTGAGAGGCAAGTAAAAGTATGGTTTCAGAATCGGAGAATGAAGCACAAACGCCAGACGCAGTGCAAAGAAAACCACGACGGCGAGGGGAAATTCTTAAGCCTGGAGTTTGAGGAGGCTGCTAGTGGACAAGGCGACGGCAAATCATTTTTCGAGCAGGCGGCAAACAATGTGTCCGGAGctcttttagagagagagagttacccGTTTCAACAGAATACTTTATCTTCGCAACAATCACAAAATGGGCACAATGGAGAATGCCAGAGCTCCACTGTTTCGCCTTTAAACAGCAATGACAAAAATCTAAAACATTTCCCTAGCCCGACACCCACTGTTCCTCACTGCAATTCAACAATGGCTCTGGAGTGCGCATCTGCCCGGGACAATGGCGGTCCCACGGCTCTGGACGTTCCTTTGCAGGATTTTCAGGTTTTCTCGACAGAATCCTGTCTTCATCTTTCAGATGCTGTATCCCCGAGTTTGCCAGAGTCGGTCGATAGCCCTATGGGTTTATCATCAGaaagttttgatttcttctctgAAACACTCACAACAATTGACCTGGAACACTTAAGCTACTGAGTTTGAACCCAGCTGTAGTAGGTGTTCACGCTGAGAACCAGTGAGTTCTGGCCATGACTAATAATTAGATCTAGTTCATTAATTAAAAGAGGTAAGTTTATGAATAACCGAATACAAATTTGTGTTTCCAGAGTCAATACAGcaggaaaaatatatatttttctcatttatttttctatcaTTTTACCCCGGCAGacttaatattttcacagaatAAATTTTTACTTCTTGTTGTAGATATTTTGCGTCTGGTCTTTATTTGAGAACTGCTAGCATAAGTTTTCTGAGCGTGAGCACCAGGAGTAGGAAATGCACTTTTGGGTTTTAcaaatagacagagaggagaaaaacagcgagacaaacatacagacaggagaaaaacagcGAGACAGAATTGAATTGCAAAACCTTAAACTGGTGTTTTGACGTAACGAGTCATTTGTCAGTATCGAGTGTCTCCACATATATTCATGAAGGGCAACAACTGAGTGGAAAGTTATTTTGTGGTCTGAAGGGAAAGAAGTAGACCTAtgtcgtttaaaaaaaaattgttttgattttatgttCCAAGTAAACCATTTATTGTAGCATAAACAGATGTTTATTAAGTTATTAAAGAGGCTGGCTAGTTATTAAATTTTTTTAGATTTAAGGACTCATGCAGCAAAATTAGAAAAAATTTGTTGAACCCGAACGCGTCAATGAAAGCTCAATATTTTTCGCCAGTGATGAAGATGTAAACTCAATCAATTACGGTTGTATGATAACTGTATTTATATCACAACCTGGAACAAAATATatcatatttttaaaaggtAAATATTCTCATTTGGTGTTTACCAGGCAGAGAGGTGCACGTCACGGTTCTGGGCGGCATTAATCTTATTGTTTTATGAATCAAAGTCATCGTTAAAATGATTGATTTTCGAAGAGCTGCacgcacaaataaacacacactgtattcgACTGCAGTGAGAGATTCAGGCCAAGAGCTGTAACGTTTTCGAGTTCAGCAATTAAATTTTATAGCCTATTAAACCTTCCACTACGCCTGGGCACTGAGACAGCGCTTCACGGTAATTCAATCCGCCACTGAGACTGGGCCctcaatgggttttttttgtcgtctTCAGCGTTATCCGTTAGTAGCAACTGAAGAGATACAAGAACTTTACGATCAGTTGGCACATAAACTATTGGTGCTAAATTATTTCTAAGGCGATGCGGTTAATTTAATCAACAACTAATCAAAAGAAAGTTTTCATGTAATTTATCAGAGGATTTGTTTTCTTGTCATATGTATTTGGGCTTTAATGAACAATTAATGTATAAGTTAAGCGCTTCGTTAATTTGCATGAATTCTTGCGTAGCGCCCTAACAACGGCCCCGTACAGTACAATCTCATTTGTACTTTTACAATTACAAGACACAACTGCTGATAGAACCGACATAATTCAAACAGTTGCTTATTTAAGAGTAAAGTATTCCTCTCCACGGTTTAGGCACAAAGAAATAAGAGAATAGCTTATTTCCCTCGCCGTTTTTCAACCACAGTTAATATACGCGTTCAATCTGTGTAACGCGGTCAATCTGTGTGTGACTACATTTCTCAAATCAGACGTTTGATTACGCAGACGTTAAAATCAGACGTTAGATTACGAAAGAACCTTAACGCGAAGAAACCTTTTCTTCTCAGCTGTGCGAACATTGACCTATACAGGCCTAGTGTGGCGCACTGTATCTGCGGTATACTCTAGCCTCGGAAACCATCTCTGTTGTTACCCCTCCAAAAGGCATTTAAATAAAAGGTTTGGCAAAAAGCAAATGTTCGCGTATATTGCTTGGGATACTAATGAGCTTCAAACGACTGTTACAGTTTATACGTCAGTTCTTTGGTGTAGCCTAAGCGGTGTGAGCAGATCATCGATAGAAGCAGTAGCGTATAAACCTATGTCAACATTCTCAACGCCACATCGCGTTTTAACGCTTGAGTGTATGCTCTACACATTCGCTCTCACTCTGCACCGCCTCTGATAGAGCCCAGGCCCACAGCCTATTCAAATGAGCCGTTACTCTCCGCGCACAGGAATCTGGCGATCCAGGACCTTCATCTCACCAATCTTATTCTTCACTCTGTTACATTTCTTGCTAATAGATGTGACAATCTAACATCTACTAATTCTACAGGTagaatttttatttctctctataTTTTCATCCCTCAATTCAAATCCTGGCGTTCACTTCATCTTCGCTTGAATAGTGTCTCTAATATCGTTTGCgtcaaacatttgaaaaaaagttGGCTACAGGGAAATGCTTGAATTTGTAACTAAATTGTGCAGCAAGAACATATTGTCTTACTACCAGAATTGTGGTAAGAATTTTAACTAAGAGGCCCACTGGGAGATGCCGGgtataaatgtaaattaaagCGAATTGCTAAAGCGTTACGGGATAAAGCGAATCATGTAAATGCAACATTTGAAACGTGTAACTTTTCGCGCTTGTCATAAAATAGCGTGATCTCAAGGTTATTATCGGTGAGGTTCTCTGCCTCTTGTTTTCATACAGTCTGTTTGTAATCTGTTTGTAATGTTGTGCAGATTGCAAAATATTGGTACAATAATCCAAGCTCTGAACGAACAGTTGAACGAGAATATAAATTAATTCCAACTTGTTTGGCTGCGGAATGATCTGAAGTCATCTGGAGTACAACAACTGTTAAAGTAAGTCACGCCCATGCCTTAGTCGGAGCAGTTCAAATACACTGCATGTTACAAGCTCACCCTTCAGCCCTGTATCCATGCCTGTATCAGGTAACACATCCATTCTCACTGGAC from Chanos chanos chromosome 8, fChaCha1.1, whole genome shotgun sequence includes the following:
- the hoxa2b gene encoding homeobox protein Hox-A2b encodes the protein MNYEFERETGFINSQPSLAECLTSFTPVVDAFQSSSIKNSTLSHSTLIPPPFEQTIPSLSPGSHPRHSRPKQNPNGSCPLPAASLPPEYPWMKEKKAPKKNQTASTATATDPGSLYFSPQGSPEISDGTGSTRRLRTAYTNTQLLELEKEFHFNKYLCRPRRVEIAALLDLTERQVKVWFQNRRMKHKRQTQCKENHDGEGKFLSLEFEEAASGQGDGKSFFEQAANNVSGALLERESYPFQQNTLSSQQSQNGHNGECQSSTVSPLNSNDKNLKHFPSPTPTVPHCNSTMALECASARDNGGPTALDVPLQDFQVFSTESCLHLSDAVSPSLPESVDSPMGLSSESFDFFSETLTTIDLEHLSY